Proteins from a genomic interval of bacterium:
- the coaBC gene encoding bifunctional phosphopantothenoylcysteine decarboxylase/phosphopantothenate--cysteine ligase CoaBC, producing the protein MNSNIILGITGSIAAYKSCELIRKLKSLGCDIHPVMTRQAKKFISPLTIATLSENPVAIKPSFHIEHIKKCDLIIIAPATGNIIGKIAQGIADDLLTSIALAMKAPIIIAPAMNEGMYLNPITQRNIKILKKNGVIIIEPEKGKLAKGEGYGRLVEVDVIVKEAISLLEISKIALSKKVLITAGGTIEPIDPIRFISNRSSGLMGHSLASRFSLLGADVSLITTTDIPTLSSIKRYTVKTASEMKKMVD; encoded by the coding sequence ATGAATTCTAATATAATCCTTGGAATAACAGGAAGCATTGCCGCATATAAGTCTTGTGAGCTTATAAGGAAGCTTAAAAGCTTAGGGTGCGATATTCATCCTGTAATGACAAGGCAGGCCAAGAAATTTATCAGCCCACTTACAATTGCAACCCTCTCAGAAAACCCTGTAGCGATAAAGCCCTCATTCCACATCGAGCATATAAAGAAATGCGATTTGATAATTATTGCACCTGCCACAGGAAATATCATAGGAAAAATTGCACAAGGCATAGCAGATGACCTTTTAACAAGCATTGCTTTAGCTATGAAGGCACCAATTATAATTGCACCAGCAATGAATGAGGGAATGTATCTAAATCCTATCACACAAAGGAATATTAAGATTTTGAAGAAAAACGGCGTAATTATAATAGAGCCAGAAAAGGGGAAATTGGCAAAAGGTGAAGGTTATGGAAGGCTTGTTGAGGTTGATGTAATAGTTAAGGAGGCAATCTCTCTTCTTGAAATAAGCAAGATTGCTCTTTCTAAAAAGGTCTTAATAACCGCAGGTGGAACAATTGAGCCAATAGACCCGATAAGGTTTATCTCAAATCGCTCATCAGGTCTTATGGGGCATTCCTTAGCCAGCAGATTTTCTTTGTTGGGAGCCGATGTATCCCTAATAACCACAACAGATATTCCTACCCTGTCATCTATAAAAAGATACACGGTAAAAACAGCCTCTGAGATGAAAAAAATGGTTGATGA
- a CDS encoding FAD/NAD(P)-binding protein, with protein MENIYRPKVLEIIDIIEETPDIKTFRLGADISYRPGQFGLYSVFSEGEATFCIASSPTKKGYIECTVKRIGRVTDALHNLDLGDKIGFRGPYGNSFPIELFKGKNLLFIGGGIGLAPLRSLLLYCLDKREDFSEITLLYGARSVSDLVYKKEINEWKEKINVFLTVDPGGETPDWKEKIGFVPKVLEELSPKREDTFVITCGPPIMIKFVCSSLEKLGFSDHKIITTLEMKMKCGIGKCGRCNIGKTYLCKDGPVFSLKEIKNMPDEF; from the coding sequence ATGGAAAATATATATAGACCAAAGGTTTTAGAGATTATTGATATTATTGAGGAAACACCTGATATCAAGACATTCAGGCTTGGTGCGGATATTTCTTATAGACCAGGACAATTTGGGCTATATTCTGTATTTTCTGAGGGAGAGGCTACATTTTGCATTGCCTCATCGCCTACAAAGAAAGGCTATATTGAATGCACGGTAAAGAGAATAGGGAGGGTTACAGATGCCTTACATAACCTTGATCTAGGCGACAAGATTGGCTTTAGGGGTCCTTATGGCAATTCATTTCCCATTGAACTATTTAAAGGAAAAAATCTATTGTTTATTGGCGGTGGGATTGGATTAGCGCCCTTGCGCTCCTTGCTTTTATATTGCCTGGACAAAAGAGAGGATTTTTCTGAGATTACCTTGCTTTATGGTGCAAGAAGCGTTTCTGACCTTGTCTATAAAAAAGAGATTAATGAATGGAAAGAGAAAATAAATGTTTTTTTAACCGTTGATCCAGGGGGAGAAACCCCTGATTGGAAAGAAAAGATTGGCTTTGTTCCCAAGGTATTGGAGGAATTATCTCCCAAGAGAGAAGATACCTTTGTAATTACCTGCGGGCCTCCCATAATGATAAAATTTGTTTGTTCTTCTTTGGAAAAACTAGGATTTTCTGATCATAAAATTATAACAACCCTTGAGATGAAAATGAAGTGTGGCATTGGCAAATGTGGAAGGTGCAACATTGGAAAAACCTATCTCTGTAAGGATGGCCCTGTATTCAGCCTGAAGGAGATAAAGAATATGCCAGATGAATTCTAA